One Pseudomonas rhizophila DNA window includes the following coding sequences:
- a CDS encoding FHA domain-containing protein yields the protein MTALTFFATTPVVAATDKALPVLSITHGLHQGVCLSLEKPAYLLGSAVSADLLLSDAGIVERHVALRFTDGQVAVEAMGGDVFVRGPHAREILIPTGKGHRAHLPVDIRIGKARLTLSHGTASLEPIAAAITSPPQHKTRWFIALLLMFLCVGAFAFRDESVSPLALSTADKVALPTVHPESTNTVAQARAWLEQQLGTLGLRHIKVGEIDGQLSAHGFYGPTQKSQWLGLQQAFDSRFGQKVMLLPEVVARKEIAKPRVRFQAVWFGDNPYVINDNGERLYPGAALTDNWMLERIENHEVVLARGEERFTLTL from the coding sequence ATGACAGCCCTGACTTTTTTCGCCACGACTCCAGTCGTCGCGGCCACGGACAAGGCTCTGCCAGTGCTGAGTATCACCCACGGTTTACATCAGGGGGTTTGCCTGTCCCTGGAGAAGCCCGCCTACCTGCTTGGCAGCGCCGTCAGTGCTGATCTGCTGCTCAGCGACGCAGGCATTGTCGAGCGTCATGTGGCGCTACGTTTCACCGACGGCCAGGTGGCCGTTGAGGCAATGGGCGGCGATGTGTTCGTGCGTGGTCCCCATGCCCGGGAAATTCTGATTCCCACAGGCAAGGGGCATCGAGCGCACTTGCCCGTGGATATCCGCATCGGCAAGGCCCGCCTGACCCTCAGCCACGGCACCGCGAGCCTGGAGCCGATAGCGGCTGCGATCACATCGCCCCCCCAGCACAAGACACGGTGGTTCATCGCGTTGCTGCTGATGTTCCTGTGCGTGGGCGCTTTTGCTTTTCGGGACGAGTCGGTTTCGCCGTTGGCGTTGAGCACCGCCGACAAGGTCGCTCTACCGACCGTGCACCCTGAATCGACGAACACCGTCGCGCAGGCCAGGGCTTGGCTCGAGCAGCAGCTTGGCACGTTGGGCCTGCGCCACATCAAGGTCGGCGAAATCGATGGTCAGCTCAGTGCCCATGGTTTTTATGGCCCGACCCAGAAGAGCCAGTGGCTGGGTCTGCAGCAAGCCTTCGATAGCCGCTTTGGCCAGAAGGTAATGTTGCTCCCCGAGGTGGTGGCACGTAAAGAAATCGCCAAGCCTCGCGTGCGTTTTCAAGCGGTGTGGTTCGGCGATAACCCTTACGTGATCAACGACAACGGTGAACGCCTGTATCCGGGGGCCGCCCTGACCGATAACTGGATGCTCGAACGCATCGAGAACCATGAGGTGGTTCTCGCCCGCGGTGAAGAAAGGTTCACGTTAACCTTATGA
- a CDS encoding tetratricopeptide repeat protein, with protein sequence MNRQEQDCVDLLKGMGELYRRSGQSQRALVLLLIAVQMTPADTALLRNLVMAFTDSGQAERALSALDRLLELEGESSGLLLLRSRALWSGGRKDEARQCFKRFLTARRAAQ encoded by the coding sequence ATGAATCGCCAGGAGCAGGACTGCGTCGATCTGCTCAAGGGCATGGGTGAGCTCTATCGCCGTAGTGGCCAGTCGCAGCGTGCCTTAGTGCTGCTGTTGATCGCCGTCCAGATGACGCCCGCCGACACTGCGCTGCTGCGCAATCTGGTCATGGCCTTTACCGACAGCGGCCAGGCCGAGCGTGCCCTGTCGGCGCTGGATCGCCTGCTCGAACTGGAAGGCGAGTCCAGCGGCCTGTTGCTGTTGCGCAGTCGTGCGCTGTGGAGCGGTGGCCGCAAAGATGAGGCGCGTCAGTGCTTCAAACGTTTTCTGACCGCCCGCAGAGCCGCGCAATAA